The Synchiropus splendidus isolate RoL2022-P1 chromosome 11, RoL_Sspl_1.0, whole genome shotgun sequence genome contains a region encoding:
- the spry1 gene encoding protein sprouty homolog 1 yields the protein MEHQSQHGPGGSLVVIQQPSLESRQRADYERELQHAAILSLDQIKAIRSCNEYTEGPSVVRRPPAPRMPPRPHEKQERTHEVILVNVNNNYEHRPAGHHHSGTVVVGLAGSRAPGLSRSTSTGSAASSGSNSSASSEQGLLVRSPPCRPGIHPHHRAERPVRTQPKPPPLEPPLKPSAKGKSDFSGSGVAGHQFICECCGKCKCADCTAPRSLPSCLACNGQCLCSAESALEHGTCMCLVKGIFYHCSNDDEGDSCADHPCSLSHSHCCSRFLCMGLMSVLFPCLLCYLPVKGCLKAGQRCYDRVTRPGCRCKNSNTVYCKLESWAPQSPDKPS from the coding sequence ATGGAGCACCAAAGTCAGCATGGCCCCGGCGGTTCATTGGTGGTGATCCAGCAGCCGTCGCTGGAGAGCCGGCAGAGGGCCGACTACGAGCGGGAGCTCCAGCACGCCGCCATCCTCTCCTTGGACCAGATCAAGGCCATACGCTCCTGCAATGAGTACACGGAGGGCCCCTCGGTGGTGCGGAGGCCCCCTGCGCCCCGCATGCCCCCCAGACCGCACGAGAAGCAGGAAAGGACTCATGAGGTCATCCTGGTCAATGTGAACAACAATTACGAGCACCGGCCGGCGGGGCACCATCACAGCGGCACGGTGGTGGTGGGTCTGGCCGGGTCCCGGGCGCCGGGCCTCAGCCGCTCCACCAGCACGGGCAGCGCCGCCAGCTCGGGGAGCAACAGCAGCGCCTCCTCCGAGCAGGGACTTCTAGTGCGCTCGCCGCCTTGCAGGCCCGGCATCCACCCGCACCACAGAGCTGAGCGGCCCGTTCGGACTCAACCCAAACCGCCTCCGCTAGAGCCGCCACTGAAGCCCTCTGCAAAAGGGAAATCGGACTTTTCGGGCTCGGGTGTCGCTGGGCATCAGTTCATCTGCGAATGCTGCGGCAAGTGCAAGTGCGCTGACTGCACAGCGCCGCGGAGCCTGCCGTCGTGCCTGGCGTGCAACGGCCAGTGCCTGTGCTCGGCCGAGAGCGCCCTGGAGCACGGGACCTGCATGTGCCTGGTCAAGGGCATCTTCTACCACTGCTCCAACGACGACGAGGGGGACTCGTGCGCGGACCACCCCTGCTCGCTCTCGCACTCCCACTGCTGCTCGCGCTTCCTGTGCATGGGATTAATGTCGGTACTCTTCCCCTGTCTGCTCTGCTACCTGCCCGTCAAGGGCTGCCTGAAGGCGGGCCAGCGTTGCTACGACCGGGTCACCAGGCCTGGCTGTCGCTGCAAGAACTCCAACACAGTCTACTGCAAACTGGAGAGCTGGGCGCCGCAGAGTCCGGACAAGCCCTCCTGA